One window of the Labilibaculum sp. genome contains the following:
- a CDS encoding CoA transferase subunit A, which produces MNKIISIKEAVAKLQDGMTIMIGGFLSVGTANNMIDQIVSSNVKNLTIICNDTAFADKGLGKLIANRQVVKVITSHIGTNPATIEQMNNGEIEVEFSPQGTLAERVRSGGAGLGGVLTPTGLGTMVADGKEIITVDGKEFLLEKPLRADVALIGASISDTQGNLTYRGTTQNFNPLMATAADLVIVEAKQMVEAGTLKPEEVKTPSIFVDFIVNN; this is translated from the coding sequence ATGAACAAGATAATCTCAATAAAAGAGGCAGTTGCTAAACTGCAGGATGGAATGACCATCATGATCGGAGGATTTCTTTCGGTTGGAACTGCGAATAATATGATCGATCAGATTGTTTCTTCTAATGTTAAAAATTTAACTATCATTTGTAACGATACAGCTTTCGCAGATAAAGGTCTTGGTAAATTGATTGCCAACAGACAGGTTGTTAAGGTGATTACTTCTCATATTGGAACAAATCCAGCCACGATTGAACAAATGAATAATGGCGAAATAGAAGTGGAATTTAGTCCTCAGGGTACTTTGGCTGAGCGTGTTCGTTCAGGTGGCGCAGGGTTAGGTGGAGTTCTTACTCCAACAGGTTTGGGAACCATGGTGGCCGATGGGAAGGAGATTATAACCGTTGATGGTAAAGAGTTTTTATTGGAAAAACCTTTGCGGGCTGATGTTGCTTTGATTGGTGCAAGTATATCTGATACTCAGGGTAATCTTACATATAGAGGTACTACCCAGAATTTTAATCCATTAATGGCGACTGCTGCCGATTTGGTAATTGTAGAAGCTAAGCAGATGGTAGAGGCTGGAACACTGAAGCCGGAAGAGGTAAAAACTCCATCTATTTTTGTAGATTTTATTGTAAACAACTAA
- a CDS encoding 3-keto-5-aminohexanoate cleavage protein — protein MEKLIITAAICGAEVTKEHNPNVPYTIEECVREAGLAYEAGASIIHLHVRTDDGTPTQDKNRFKMVMDAIHAKYPEVIIQPSTGGAVGMTNDERLQPTELNPEMATLDCGTLNFGGDEIFENTENTIKYFGERMIERGIKPELEVFDKSMIDMALRLHKKGFIKSPMHFDFVMGVNGGISGTLRDFVFLRESIPADATYTVAGIGRFEFPLAVAAIVDGGHVRVGFEDNTMISRGVVAESNGQLVEKVVRLAKELGREIATPAEAREILGLKQK, from the coding sequence ATGGAAAAACTGATCATCACAGCAGCCATTTGTGGCGCAGAGGTTACTAAGGAGCACAATCCAAATGTTCCTTACACTATTGAAGAATGTGTACGTGAAGCAGGTTTGGCTTATGAAGCTGGAGCAAGTATAATTCATCTTCATGTGAGAACCGATGATGGAACTCCTACCCAAGATAAGAATCGTTTCAAAATGGTGATGGATGCAATTCACGCTAAATATCCTGAGGTAATTATTCAGCCATCAACTGGTGGTGCTGTGGGAATGACCAACGATGAAAGACTGCAACCAACAGAGTTGAATCCTGAAATGGCAACTTTAGATTGCGGTACTTTGAATTTTGGCGGCGATGAAATCTTCGAGAATACTGAAAACACCATTAAGTATTTTGGTGAGAGAATGATTGAGAGAGGAATTAAACCAGAATTGGAAGTGTTCGATAAATCTATGATTGATATGGCTCTTCGTCTTCATAAGAAAGGTTTTATTAAATCTCCAATGCATTTCGATTTTGTAATGGGAGTGAATGGAGGCATTTCAGGTACACTTCGCGATTTTGTTTTTCTGAGAGAAAGTATTCCTGCTGATGCAACTTATACTGTTGCAGGTATTGGTCGTTTTGAATTTCCACTGGCAGTTGCTGCTATTGTTGACGGTGGTCATGTACGTGTTGGATTTGAAGACAATACAATGATTTCAAGAGGTGTTGTTGCAGAATCGAATGGTCAATTGGTTGAGAAAGTAGTTCGTTTGGCGAAGGAATTAGGCCGCGAGATTGCAACACCAGCCGAAGCACGGGAAATTTTAGGGTTAAAGCAAAAATAA
- a CDS encoding hotdog domain-containing protein, which yields MEKAMIRMRMSSHDAHYGGNLVDGAKMLQLFGDVATELLIRRDGDEGLFAGYESVEFLAPVYAGDYIEAVGEIIKEGNSSRKMTFEARKVIVPRTDISESAADFLEEPVVVCRAVGTCVTPKKSQRK from the coding sequence ATGGAAAAGGCAATGATAAGAATGCGCATGAGTTCTCATGACGCTCATTATGGTGGAAATTTGGTTGATGGAGCAAAAATGCTTCAGTTATTTGGTGACGTAGCAACAGAATTATTAATCCGTCGCGATGGTGATGAAGGATTGTTTGCAGGATACGAAAGTGTTGAATTTTTAGCTCCTGTTTATGCAGGTGATTACATCGAAGCAGTTGGCGAAATTATAAAAGAAGGCAACTCAAGCCGTAAGATGACTTTCGAGGCCCGCAAAGTAATTGTGCCAAGAACAGATATTTCTGAATCTGCAGCTGATTTTTTAGAAGAGCCAGTTGTAGTTTGCAGAGCTGTAGGAACATGTGTTACTCCAAAGAAATCTCAACGTAAATAA
- a CDS encoding zinc-binding dehydrogenase yields the protein MNKGNKYGTHRVLEPKGTLPQPAQKLDNNMSIYDNEVLIDVQTLNIDSASFTQIKGACDADTAKMEEMILSIVAERGKMQNPVTGSGGMLIGTVKAVGPNFPNQDLKVGDKIATLVSLSLTPLNIQKIKNINLSNDQVDVDAQAILFASGLYAVLPTDLPEKLALAALDVAGAPAQVDRLVKEGDTVCIIGGGGKSGVLCCYQAMQKVGTKGKVIVVEYSKENAQRIKNLGLATDVLVGDATDVMDVYTRVTEITGEEGCDVVINNVNVASTEMSSILITKDRGCVYFFSMATSFSKAALGAEGVGKDVDMIVGNGYAIGHADLTLDIIRNSKGIRELFEKLYV from the coding sequence ATGAACAAAGGAAATAAATACGGAACACACAGAGTACTTGAACCAAAAGGTACTCTTCCACAACCAGCTCAAAAGTTGGATAACAACATGTCGATTTACGACAATGAGGTTTTAATTGATGTTCAAACATTGAATATTGATTCGGCAAGTTTTACTCAGATTAAGGGCGCTTGTGATGCTGACACTGCAAAAATGGAAGAAATGATTCTTTCTATTGTTGCTGAACGTGGTAAAATGCAAAATCCGGTAACGGGTTCTGGTGGAATGTTGATAGGAACGGTTAAGGCAGTTGGTCCTAACTTCCCAAATCAGGATTTAAAAGTTGGTGATAAGATAGCCACATTGGTTTCTTTATCATTAACTCCTTTAAATATTCAAAAAATTAAAAATATTAATCTGTCTAACGATCAGGTTGATGTAGATGCTCAGGCGATTCTTTTTGCGAGTGGTTTGTATGCAGTTCTTCCAACAGACTTGCCTGAGAAATTGGCTTTGGCAGCTCTTGATGTTGCAGGTGCTCCTGCTCAGGTAGATCGTTTGGTGAAAGAAGGCGACACGGTTTGTATTATCGGTGGTGGTGGAAAATCGGGTGTGCTTTGCTGCTATCAGGCAATGCAGAAAGTTGGGACAAAAGGAAAAGTGATTGTTGTGGAGTATTCGAAAGAAAATGCACAGCGCATTAAAAATCTTGGTTTGGCTACTGATGTTTTGGTTGGTGATGCAACAGATGTAATGGATGTTTACACACGAGTAACCGAAATAACTGGTGAGGAAGGATGCGATGTAGTAATCAACAATGTAAATGTTGCGTCTACAGAAATGTCATCTATTTTAATTACCAAAGACAGAGGTTGTGTTTACTTCTTCTCAATGGCTACATCATTTAGTAAAGCAGCTCTTGGAGCAGAGGGTGTGGGTAAAGATGTTGATATGATTGTTGGGAATGGTTATGCAATTGGACATGCTGACCTAACATTAGATATTATCAGAAATTCAAAAGGAATTAGAGAATTGTTCGAAAAATTATACGTGTAA